A genomic segment from Juglans regia cultivar Chandler chromosome 14, Walnut 2.0, whole genome shotgun sequence encodes:
- the LOC108996870 gene encoding protein GRAVITROPIC IN THE LIGHT 1 has protein sequence MEHAATKSSKPFSNISEIVSKFAKLCKLRSIGVGPPENANQQKNHPHHHNPKNNTSPLGEDSSDASEETKCDREKVHPQPIEVLSRSNVIVYGDREVMMLFDTVSALKLAYVQLQEAHIPYKPEKIVAADELVVAQLEALRKIKHAYKEKQFTKKAKFNSSGSSQLQVEIEFGERLLEDLKSQVKAKNSEILHLRQELQELELGNNGLVEKIRQVSLEKKNARVLSITTLEDAFNAASKSIHDFAKPIISLMKASGWDLDLAAKSIAGAVVYSKRSHKKYAFEAYIARRMFYGIGLKSYSVDAVMRLDDPIDALTEYPNSEFAEFCRKKYLLVIHPMLEASFFGNLDHRTFVLSGKHPRTPFYQIFAKMAKWVWAFQGIAASIDPKAKMFTVGRGSLFSDVHMESVEEGMEGAAVADEKYAIPVVGLMVMPGFKIGETLVRSRVYLSDPKSSLGKC, from the coding sequence ATGGAACATGCCGCCACTAAATCATCTAAGCCCTTCTCAAACATATCCGAAATTGTCTCCAAATTTGCAAAACTTTGTAAACTGAGATCTATTGGTGTCGGACCCCCTGAAAATGCTAATCAGCAGAAAAACCACCCCCACCACCACAACCCCAAAAACAATACTTCCCCATTGGGTGAGGATAGCAGTGACGCTTCTGAGGAGACAAAATGTGATAGAGAAAAAGTGCATCCTCAGCCCATTGAAGTTTTGAGCAGAAGCAATGTCATTGTGTATGGCGACAGGGAGGTCATGATGTTATTTGACACAGTTTCAGCTCTCAAATTGGCTTATGTTCAGCTTCAGGAAGCTCATATTCCATATAAACCAGAAAAGATTGTAGCTGCTGATGAACTTGTTGTGGCCCAGCTTGAAGCACTTCGCAAGATTAAGCATGCCTATAAAGAGAAGCAATTTACAAAGAAAGCAAAGTTTAATTCCTCTGGCTCCAGTCAATTGCAAGTCGAAATTGAATTTGGTGAGAGGCTGTTGGAAGACTTAAAGTCTCAAGTCAAGGCTAAAAATTCTGAGATTCTTCATTTGCGACAAGAGCTGCAGGAACTGGAGTTGGGGAATAATGGATTGGTTGAGAAGATCAGGCAAGTAAGCCTGGAGAAGAAGAATGCAAGGGTTTTGAGCATTACCACACTGGAAGATGCTTTCAATGCTGCTTCCAAGTCCATTCATGATTTTGCAAAGCCAATAATTAGCTTGATGAAAGCTTCAGGTTGGGATCTAGATCTGGCAGCAAAATCAATCGCAGGTGCAGTTGTTTATTCCAAAAGGTCCCACAAGAAGTATGCATTTGAAGCGTACATAGCACGGAGAATGTTTTATGGTATTGGGCTTAAATCCTATAGTGTGGATGCTGTTATGAGGTTAGATGATCCAATTGATGCTCTGACAGAATATCCAAATTCTGAATTTGCGGAATTCTGTAGAAAAAAGTATCTATTAGTAATCCATCCAATGCTGGAAGCATCATTCTTTGGAAATCTTGATCATAGGACATTTGTGTTAAGTGGCAAGCATCCCAGGACGCCATTCTACCAAATATTTGCAAAAATGGCAAAGTGGGTCTGGGCCTTTCAAGGCATTGCAGCTTCAATAGATCCCAAAGCAAAGATGTTTACTGTCGGCAGAGGTAGTTTGTTCTCAGATGTGCATATGGAATCTGTTGAAGAGGGTATGGAAGGTGCAGCTGTGGCCGATGAAAAATATGCTATACCTGTAGTTGGGCTTATGGTCATGCCTGGTTTTAAAATCGGAGAGACATTAGTGAGGTCTCGGGTGTATCTTTCGGATCCGAAATCATCGCTTGGTAAATGCTAG
- the LOC108996927 gene encoding EPIDERMAL PATTERNING FACTOR-like protein 6, with amino-acid sequence MEFKRSSRLGSIKKPPLFYRLSIFFLSFCVLFSSICSVPTSQASTCSLSDKADMHFQELERRDDQGEGILVSLEEGAGRSGISMSMSRRLLGGPGSSPPQCTSKCGRCMPCTPVHVPVPPGTPVTTEYYPEAWRCKCGNKLYMP; translated from the exons ATGGAGTTTAAGAGAAGTAGCAGACTGGGGTCCATAAAAAAACCACCTCTTTTCTACCGTctctccatcttcttcctctcattTTGCGTACTGTTCAGCAGCATCTGCTCCGTACCTACATCTCAAG CTAGCACATGTTCTTTGTCTGATAAGGCTGATATGCATTTTCAG GAACTTGAGAGAAGAGATGATCAGGGAGAGGGCATATTGGTGTCTCTGGAGGAGGGAGCTGGAAGATCGGGAATTTCAATGAGCATGTCAAGGAGGCTTTTGGGTGGGCCCGGGTCATCGCCCCCACAATGCACTTCAAAGTGCGGCAGGTGCATGCCCTGCACGCCGGTCCATGTGCCCGTGCCACCCGGAACGCCGGTGACCACTGAGTATTATCCCGAAGCTTGGAGGTGCAAATGTGGCAACAAGCTGTACATGCCCTGA